In Leptospira saintgironsiae, one genomic interval encodes:
- a CDS encoding TIGR00730 family Rossman fold protein, translated as MTQMKPAICVFCGSRPGKEPRYLQAAVFLGHLMVSEGIGLVYGGATSGLMGAIADSVLEKGGTVIGVLPEFLSSKEIAHKEITELILVPTMHERKLLMYEKSIAFIALPGGIGTLEELVEVTSWNQLGVLSKPIGILNVNGFFDPLLQQLDHMVAEGFLDSQTREWIEVSADPEELFEKIIKRSRI; from the coding sequence CTGACTCAGATGAAACCAGCCATTTGTGTATTCTGCGGTTCCAGACCTGGCAAGGAACCTCGTTATCTTCAAGCCGCAGTATTCTTAGGTCACTTAATGGTCTCTGAAGGAATAGGGCTGGTGTATGGTGGGGCTACCTCCGGTTTGATGGGAGCCATTGCTGATTCTGTTTTAGAGAAAGGTGGGACTGTAATTGGAGTTCTTCCTGAGTTTCTTTCCAGTAAAGAAATCGCTCATAAAGAAATTACGGAATTGATCCTAGTTCCTACAATGCATGAAAGAAAACTTCTAATGTATGAAAAGTCCATCGCGTTTATTGCTTTGCCAGGCGGGATCGGAACCTTAGAAGAATTGGTAGAAGTAACTTCTTGGAATCAGCTTGGAGTTCTTTCCAAACCAATCGGAATACTAAATGTAAACGGATTTTTTGATCCACTATTACAACAATTGGATCATATGGTAGCAGAAGGTTTCCTAGATTCTCAAACCAGAGAATGGATAGAAGTCAGCGCGGATCCAGAAGAACTTTTCGAAAAGATTATCAAAAGAAGTAGGATCTAA
- a CDS encoding cation transporter dimerization domain-containing protein produces MPFDFSDEYKEIVQNILSDRFPQVSKIYDLKARSKGERKFLEFRLEFKKDSHPLEDPKILESLLDDLKQEFPYTEIIIYPNQR; encoded by the coding sequence ATGCCTTTCGATTTTTCGGATGAATACAAAGAGATCGTCCAAAACATTCTTTCGGATCGGTTTCCACAGGTTTCTAAGATCTACGATCTAAAAGCCAGATCCAAAGGAGAAAGGAAATTTCTTGAGTTCAGATTGGAATTCAAAAAGGACTCTCATCCTTTAGAAGACCCTAAGATCTTAGAATCTTTACTAGACGATCTAAAACAAGAATTCCCTTATACAGAGATCATCATTTATCCGAACCAAAGATAG
- a CDS encoding LA_2444/LA_4059 family outer membrane protein, translated as MQTLLKLSASIFLGIFLFVSGPVYSQGKLPDPDALEKEADELEYQAGKSQVQAERRRLALLAAEKRKQAVDIRNDLHDQELSKPYNRPTLDIQFAALQSTWESEVLARQKNIGVNNYNTILSASGAYQNAQTTAAGAGVNPNLLNDSITSYSSPQGNTKTAFPIKLSYLNTAKTFGIEFNYLDLKIRPSYTTVDTASVLSALAPVQYHSVQYRRLDYSLNFAWYMQTATGRIGVAVGARNLDITSSEYGVIPGNYGFGKSEEKAGGLGPQIGIRIFKNFNSFLLGHFKADYFRTLGHYNRNTQGVLNGITGPYILDTSPPGGLKENVLSRTGYEIDFGLSLLRSRWMKYTLGFQYTELISKVSGYNYNGNVFPGAPGDALFLNQVSKPLDQISTGSALKKEVHDKFYGIYLSITLTI; from the coding sequence TTGCAGACTTTACTGAAACTTTCCGCATCCATATTCTTAGGGATCTTTCTATTTGTATCCGGCCCCGTATATTCTCAGGGCAAACTACCAGATCCAGATGCCTTAGAAAAAGAAGCGGACGAACTGGAATACCAAGCTGGTAAATCCCAAGTCCAAGCAGAAAGAAGAAGGCTTGCATTACTCGCGGCAGAAAAGAGAAAACAAGCAGTTGATATCCGAAACGATCTGCATGACCAAGAATTATCCAAACCTTATAACCGACCTACCTTAGATATCCAGTTCGCGGCGTTACAATCCACTTGGGAATCCGAAGTATTAGCCAGACAAAAGAATATAGGAGTCAATAATTACAATACTATCCTATCTGCATCTGGAGCTTATCAGAATGCACAAACAACTGCTGCTGGTGCAGGTGTAAATCCGAACTTACTAAATGACAGCATTACAAGTTATTCCAGTCCGCAAGGAAATACTAAGACTGCGTTCCCTATAAAACTTTCTTATCTAAACACAGCCAAAACTTTCGGGATAGAATTCAATTATTTAGATCTAAAGATCAGACCTTCTTACACGACTGTGGATACTGCTTCTGTATTGTCTGCACTTGCTCCAGTCCAATATCATTCCGTTCAATACAGAAGATTAGATTATTCTTTAAACTTCGCTTGGTACATGCAAACAGCAACCGGAAGGATTGGTGTAGCAGTAGGTGCAAGAAACTTAGATATCACATCCAGCGAATATGGAGTGATCCCAGGAAATTATGGATTCGGAAAATCAGAAGAAAAAGCGGGCGGATTAGGTCCTCAAATAGGAATTAGGATCTTCAAAAATTTCAACTCATTCTTATTAGGACATTTTAAAGCCGATTACTTCAGAACGTTAGGGCATTATAATCGAAACACTCAAGGAGTTCTGAACGGGATCACGGGACCTTATATTTTAGATACTTCCCCTCCTGGCGGACTCAAAGAGAACGTGCTTAGCAGAACAGGATATGAAATCGATTTTGGTCTTTCCTTACTTAGAAGCCGTTGGATGAAATATACTTTAGGATTTCAATATACGGAATTGATCTCCAAAGTTTCGGGTTATAATTATAATGGAAATGTTTTTCCAGGAGCACCTGGTGATGCATTATTTTTAAATCAAGTATCCAAACCTTTAGATCAGATCTCTACAGGCTCAGCCTTAAAAAAAGAAGTACATGATAAATTCTATGGAATTTACTTAAGTATAACTTTGACTATTTAA
- a CDS encoding DUF6580 family putative transport protein, whose protein sequence is MSLSKNLVAFALLVFAVLSRFLPHLPNFTPVLAISIFAGVYFSNRWLAIALPLGIMLISDLVIGLHDMIPVIYGLFVVYAIVGMKIKDRLGLGSLAIAGLAGSVSFFVITNFFVWLTSGMYTLNVQGLVECYIAAIPFFKYSLLGDFTYVSVLFGSYYLLEKNGFVASTQAA, encoded by the coding sequence ATGTCACTATCTAAAAATTTGGTAGCTTTCGCATTACTCGTATTTGCGGTTCTCAGTCGTTTTCTTCCTCACTTACCGAACTTCACTCCGGTTTTGGCGATTTCTATTTTCGCTGGGGTTTATTTCTCTAACCGTTGGTTAGCGATCGCTCTTCCTTTGGGAATTATGTTGATCAGCGATCTAGTGATCGGTCTTCACGATATGATCCCAGTGATTTACGGATTGTTCGTTGTGTATGCGATCGTAGGAATGAAGATCAAAGATCGTTTAGGTCTTGGATCTCTGGCGATTGCGGGTCTTGCAGGTTCTGTTTCATTCTTTGTGATTACAAACTTCTTTGTTTGGTTAACTTCTGGAATGTATACTTTGAACGTCCAAGGATTAGTAGAATGTTATATTGCTGCGATTCCTTTCTTCAAATATAGCTTACTCGGAGACTTTACTTATGTTTCCGTTCTGTTCGGTTCCTATTATCTATTGGAAAAGAACGGATTTGTGGCTTCTACTCAAGCAGCTTAA
- the mazG gene encoding nucleoside triphosphate pyrophosphohydrolase, producing MKAPDPKDYPNSMAFLQDITSKLRSPEGCPWDREQTHSTLVPYLIEESQEVVDAILKENDEHTKEELGDLLFQVVLHSQIASERGAFGLEEVAKDVAEKLVLRHPHVFDPETKDISSADEVVANWDLFKEKEKQLRQKTSKPKSILSEVPETFPSLLKAEKFQKKAAKAGFDWEDIKGVEEKLNEELQEFLDEIRGISDPSSNQIRIEEELGDLLFTIVNLARKLGVSAESSLTRTNIKFKHRIEYIEAKLGESDRKFSETPLDELEKLWNQAKTGIQKQTQNPLEERQTYVSELIRGLSSFLIWKHTTETDWPKTYSFSYKSNEYSLVFSAFGSMTVLPSTDPWGRKAQPIFYLNLSEKNPGTWEDLSGNSYKTQEDIYEAILGSIGDYSRFAPEAQ from the coding sequence ATGAAAGCTCCTGACCCGAAAGACTATCCAAACTCGATGGCATTTCTCCAAGACATAACTTCCAAACTTAGAAGTCCGGAAGGTTGCCCTTGGGATAGAGAGCAGACACATTCTACCCTAGTTCCTTATCTGATAGAAGAATCCCAAGAAGTGGTGGATGCAATACTCAAAGAAAACGACGAACATACAAAGGAAGAACTGGGAGATCTATTATTCCAAGTGGTTCTTCATTCCCAAATTGCATCCGAAAGAGGAGCATTCGGTTTAGAAGAAGTAGCAAAGGACGTAGCAGAAAAACTTGTGCTACGACACCCTCATGTATTCGATCCTGAAACAAAAGACATTTCTTCCGCAGACGAAGTGGTCGCAAACTGGGATCTATTTAAAGAGAAAGAAAAACAACTCCGACAAAAAACTTCCAAACCTAAATCCATTTTATCCGAAGTCCCAGAAACATTCCCTTCTCTATTAAAGGCAGAAAAATTCCAGAAGAAGGCTGCAAAAGCAGGTTTCGATTGGGAAGATATAAAAGGTGTAGAAGAAAAACTGAATGAAGAATTGCAGGAGTTTTTAGATGAGATCAGAGGAATCTCGGATCCTTCTTCCAATCAAATCAGGATAGAAGAAGAATTGGGAGATCTACTTTTTACTATTGTCAATCTTGCAAGAAAGTTAGGAGTCTCTGCAGAATCTTCTCTCACAAGAACCAATATAAAGTTCAAACATAGAATAGAATATATAGAAGCAAAACTTGGAGAATCTGATCGTAAATTTTCTGAAACTCCTTTAGATGAACTGGAAAAACTTTGGAACCAGGCAAAAACTGGGATCCAAAAACAAACTCAAAATCCATTAGAAGAAAGGCAAACATACGTTTCAGAATTGATCCGTGGACTTTCTTCTTTTTTAATTTGGAAACATACGACTGAAACAGACTGGCCCAAAACATATAGTTTTTCCTATAAATCCAACGAGTATTCTTTAGTATTTTCCGCATTCGGATCTATGACAGTATTGCCGAGTACAGATCCTTGGGGTAGAAAGGCCCAGCCGATCTTCTACCTAAATTTATCCGAAAAGAATCCTGGAACCTGGGAAGATTTGTCTGGAAATTCCTATAAAACTCAGGAAGATATATACGAGGCAATTTTAGGATCGATTGGTGATTATAGTCGCTTCGCTCCTGAAGCCCAATAA
- a CDS encoding response regulator, with translation MPSEKLKILIVDTSKVILEIISSEFSSSLFEVQKVSLMEEAAQLAKENKFDLITLGIHLEGGTGFNLCKEIRSKGKKEKIVSSGARIIFVTSDFTEENRMIAHNAGADGFIEKTQELSSFQSTIGEIIKDLIEEKKDIVQKNPSLAKRKILIIDDSELNLVLFRRLLESKGAEVQTAISGKHALQILEENPSDFEAIFTDMYMPGMNGNELCSIVQKNPTFSQIRLGITSAAEESSFTRDKIPSGVELFSKPYNIQEICNFMK, from the coding sequence TTGCCTTCAGAAAAACTTAAAATACTCATCGTAGATACAAGCAAGGTCATCCTTGAAATTATCTCCTCAGAATTCTCTTCTTCCTTATTTGAGGTCCAAAAAGTATCTCTAATGGAAGAAGCCGCACAACTTGCCAAAGAGAATAAATTCGACCTAATCACATTAGGCATTCATTTGGAAGGCGGAACAGGATTTAATCTTTGTAAAGAGATCAGGAGTAAAGGTAAGAAGGAAAAAATCGTATCTTCAGGTGCCAGGATCATTTTTGTAACTTCTGACTTTACTGAAGAGAATAGAATGATCGCTCATAACGCAGGTGCAGACGGATTTATAGAAAAAACTCAAGAACTGAGTTCATTTCAATCCACAATAGGTGAGATCATAAAAGATCTGATAGAAGAGAAGAAGGACATAGTTCAAAAAAATCCTAGCTTAGCAAAACGGAAAATACTCATCATAGACGATTCTGAACTGAATCTTGTGTTGTTCAGAAGATTACTTGAATCCAAAGGTGCAGAGGTCCAAACCGCAATCTCTGGAAAACATGCACTCCAAATTTTGGAAGAGAATCCGAGTGATTTCGAGGCAATCTTTACTGATATGTACATGCCTGGAATGAATGGGAATGAACTCTGTAGTATCGTCCAAAAGAATCCAACATTTTCTCAAATTAGATTAGGAATTACTTCTGCGGCAGAGGAATCTTCTTTTACTCGGGACAAGATCCCAAGTGGTGTGGAATTATTTTCTAAACCTTATAATATACAAGAGATTTGCAATTTTATGAAATAA
- a CDS encoding NADP-dependent isocitrate dehydrogenase, whose amino-acid sequence MAKIKVKTPLVELDGDEMTRIIWKEIKDRFIHPYLDIELDYYDLGVEYRDKTDDKVTVDSANAILKYGVGVKCATITPNQDRVVEYKLKKEWKSPNGTIRSILDGTVFRKPIIVNNIPSGVRSWEKPIVVGRHAFGDLYKDTELYIPEAGKVEIVFTTKDGKEKERVTINDFDGPGVVMGQFNLDKSIYSFAEACFNYAISEKINVWFATKDTISKKYHARFRAIFDEVSTKRAAELKAAGIEYWYYLIDDAVAQIVKNPGGMLWALMNYDGDVMSDMVASGFGSLGLMTSVLVSPDGKFEYEAAHGTVTRHYRQYQKGETTSTNSVASIFAWTGALAKRGELDGTPDVVSFAQKLEKAVIDTIQAGEMTKDLVLLTTTKGPKQLDTFQFMEAIQKRL is encoded by the coding sequence ATGGCTAAAATTAAGGTGAAAACTCCTCTCGTCGAACTCGACGGGGACGAGATGACACGTATAATTTGGAAAGAAATTAAGGATCGTTTCATTCATCCTTATCTTGATATTGAATTAGATTATTATGATCTAGGCGTAGAATATCGCGACAAAACCGACGATAAGGTTACTGTAGATTCCGCTAATGCTATTTTAAAATACGGTGTGGGCGTTAAGTGTGCTACTATCACTCCGAACCAAGATCGAGTTGTAGAATACAAACTCAAAAAAGAATGGAAGTCTCCTAACGGAACTATTCGTTCCATTCTGGACGGAACTGTTTTCCGTAAACCTATCATCGTAAACAATATCCCTTCCGGAGTTAGATCCTGGGAAAAACCGATCGTTGTTGGTCGTCACGCATTCGGTGATCTTTACAAAGACACTGAACTTTATATTCCAGAAGCTGGAAAAGTAGAGATCGTTTTCACAACTAAAGACGGAAAAGAAAAAGAAAGAGTTACTATTAACGATTTCGACGGACCTGGTGTTGTGATGGGACAGTTCAACTTGGACAAGTCCATCTATAGCTTCGCAGAAGCTTGTTTCAACTATGCGATCTCTGAAAAGATCAATGTATGGTTTGCAACTAAAGATACCATTTCTAAAAAATACCACGCTCGTTTCCGTGCGATCTTCGACGAAGTTTCCACTAAAAGAGCTGCAGAACTAAAGGCTGCGGGAATCGAATACTGGTACTACTTAATCGACGATGCTGTTGCTCAGATTGTTAAGAACCCAGGTGGAATGCTTTGGGCTCTAATGAACTATGATGGCGACGTGATGTCCGATATGGTGGCTTCCGGATTCGGATCACTTGGACTAATGACTTCTGTTCTTGTTTCTCCAGACGGAAAATTCGAATACGAAGCGGCTCACGGAACTGTGACTCGTCACTACCGTCAGTATCAAAAAGGAGAAACCACTTCTACTAACTCTGTAGCTTCTATCTTTGCATGGACCGGAGCTCTTGCTAAGAGAGGAGAATTAGATGGAACTCCTGATGTTGTTTCTTTCGCTCAAAAATTGGAGAAGGCGGTAATCGATACTATCCAAGCGGGAGAGATGACCAAGGACTTAGTCCTACTTACCACAACCAAAGGCCCGAAACAGTTGGATACCTTCCAGTTTATGGAGGCGATCCAAAAACGCCTTTAG
- a CDS encoding VOC family protein has protein sequence MEVNHIGITSRDPEVSANFYREIFGLPQEEETEKAAKVLGIGKSNIAIYGEKDDPSSPVFGSGCDFAIKVDPKSFREIEQRLFSQRLEYGVRKSSKTLFLNFQDPDGYLVELMCEEE, from the coding sequence ATGGAAGTAAATCATATCGGTATCACCTCCCGTGATCCGGAAGTAAGTGCAAATTTTTATCGTGAAATTTTCGGTCTCCCCCAAGAGGAGGAGACCGAAAAGGCTGCGAAAGTTTTAGGCATCGGAAAATCGAATATAGCGATTTACGGAGAAAAGGATGATCCTTCTTCTCCCGTATTCGGATCAGGATGTGATTTTGCTATCAAAGTAGATCCAAAAAGTTTTCGTGAGATTGAACAAAGATTATTCTCACAAAGATTAGAATATGGTGTTCGTAAATCTTCTAAGACACTTTTTCTAAATTTCCAAGACCCCGACGGATACTTAGTTGAACTAATGTGCGAAGAAGAATAG
- a CDS encoding RNA polymerase sigma factor, with translation MGSLDTIYRRERDRILAWVRSRVADPEEAEDLLQESFLTAVTELDSAGSIEYLLAYVYAVLRNKVGDWYRFKKAGKYSNSRLEQEFFLEDALPDKAAGPEKEFYRSLVLQELAIAVEELPEEQKSAFVQNVFEGKSFREISEATGIPEGTLSARKSYAKDFLAKRLKDLKVFFLDEF, from the coding sequence TTGGGATCCTTGGACACGATATACAGACGGGAAAGAGATAGAATCCTAGCATGGGTTCGTTCCAGGGTTGCGGATCCGGAAGAAGCAGAAGATCTTCTTCAGGAATCTTTTTTAACCGCTGTAACTGAACTGGATTCCGCTGGGTCTATTGAATATCTTTTAGCTTATGTGTATGCGGTTCTTCGCAATAAAGTCGGGGACTGGTATAGATTTAAAAAAGCGGGGAAATATTCTAACTCTCGTTTAGAGCAGGAGTTTTTTTTAGAGGATGCATTACCTGATAAAGCAGCAGGACCTGAAAAGGAATTTTACAGAAGTCTTGTGCTCCAGGAATTAGCGATCGCTGTTGAAGAACTTCCTGAAGAACAAAAATCTGCGTTTGTACAAAACGTGTTCGAAGGAAAATCCTTCAGAGAAATTTCGGAAGCCACCGGAATTCCAGAAGGAACTCTCTCAGCACGAAAATCTTACGCTAAGGATTTTTTAGCAAAACGTTTGAAGGACCTGAAGGTTTTCTTTCTGGATGAGTTTTGA
- a CDS encoding LIC_13246 family protein, with amino-acid sequence MKARRSKDIEEHFGWMKLKTDQLGFLGIIHSVNRFYDSLQGSQSNQLRYFRRKLVKTDFRYSKIFMKKFGDYEFLIYARIETEGKSESDSWIHVDGIRMERDEMKAKGVKDHPSYEIRCLSDIFETSCVPASRSEEDKIDSDCS; translated from the coding sequence ATGAAGGCGAGAAGAAGCAAAGATATAGAGGAACATTTCGGTTGGATGAAATTGAAAACGGACCAGCTGGGTTTTTTAGGAATTATACATTCCGTAAACAGATTTTATGATTCTCTCCAAGGCTCTCAATCCAATCAGCTTCGTTACTTCCGAAGAAAATTGGTAAAAACAGATTTTAGATATTCTAAAATTTTTATGAAGAAGTTCGGAGATTATGAATTTCTGATCTATGCTCGAATAGAAACAGAAGGAAAATCTGAATCAGATTCTTGGATACATGTGGATGGGATCAGAATGGAAAGGGATGAAATGAAAGCAAAAGGAGTAAAGGACCACCCTTCCTATGAAATTAGATGCTTGAGTGATATTTTTGAAACCTCGTGTGTGCCAGCATCAAGATCAGAGGAAGACAAAATAGACTCAGATTGTAGCTAA